One Myotis daubentonii chromosome 3, mMyoDau2.1, whole genome shotgun sequence genomic window carries:
- the SON gene encoding protein SON isoform X7, translating into MATNIEQIFRSFVVSKFREIQQELSSGRSEGQLNGETNTPIEGNQAGEDAAASARSLPNEEIVQKIEEVLSGVLDTELRCKPDLKEASRKSRCVSVQTDPTDEVPTKKSKKHKKHKNKKKKKKKEKEKKYKRQPEESESKAKSHHEENMDLESDSFLQFDSEPSAMALEHPVRAFGLSETSETPAVVLEPPVVSMEVSQSHTLETLKPATKTAELSLASTSVISVQSEQSVAVTLEPPMTKILDSFSTAPVSTTTVVLKSSEPVVTMSMEYQMKSVLKSLECTSPEPSKTILEPPVAKVLEPSETLMVSSQTPVEAHPEPSTSTMDIAESSETEDLRLPEQPVEVPSETADSSMTRSQELLELPKPTALELPESSVASAMQLPGPPATSMPELQGPPVTPGLELPGPSATPVPELPGPPSTPVPELLGPPATAVSELPGPSVISVPQLSQELPGLPAPSMGLEPAQEVPEPPVTAQELPGQPAVTVAMELTEQPATTTELEQPVGMTAMEHPGQPEVTTATTLLGQPEAAMVLELPGQPVATTALELPGQPSVTGVPELPGLPSATRALELSGQPVATGALELPGQLMATGALEFAGQSGAAGALELLGQPLATGVLELPGQPGAPELPGQPAATVALEISVQSVVTTELSTMTVSQSLEVPSTTALESYNTVAQELPTTLVGETSITVGVDPLMAQESHMLASNTMETHMLASNTMDSQMLASNTMDSQMLASNTMDSQMLASSSMDSQMLASSSMDSQMLASSSMDSQMLASSSMDSQMLASSSMDSQMLATSSMDSQMLASSSMDSQMLATSSMDSQMLATSSMDSQMLATSTMDSQMLATSSMDSQMLASGTMDSQMLASGTMDAQMLASGTMDAQMLASSTQDSSMLGSKSPDPYRLAQDPYRLAQDPYRLGHDPYRLGHDAYRLGQDPYRLGHDPYRLTPDPYRMSPRPYRIAPRSYRAVPRPYRLAPRPLMLASRRSMMMSYAAERSMMSSYERSMMSYERSMMSPMAERSMMSAYERSMMSAYERSMMSPMAERSMMSAYERSMMSAYERSMMTDRSMMADRSMMSSYSAADRSMMSSYSAADRTMMSSYTADRSMMSMAADSYTDSYTDTYTEAYMVPPLPPEEPPTMPPLPPEEPPMTPPLPPEEPPEGTALPTEQSALTAENTWPTEMPPLPPEESVSLPEPPAGQSEISEPSVVPANYSVSASEPSMFVSEAAMTVPEPPLEPESAVTSAPIESAAEAEEHEVPERPGTYMVPETTMMSAEPTMSTSEPSIMSETAETFDSMRAPGHVASEVSVSLLEPAVTIPEPSQSALELSAMAISELPSVAAPEPPAEAAPEPPAEAVPEPSAEAVPEPSAEVPEPLAVTVPEPLAKAVLEPSPEAVPEPMALVEPEHVTIPVPVVSAPEPAVPVLEAAVSVQPNIISEPPVVQESTVTVAEPAVTVSEQTQITPTEMALESASVMLRSGVITGMNLISTYQDLTPEIGMQEVPMHSDEEPHDEEHLKKDSYESEHGINRDLDINNHLIAKDMEHSTMSTASTGAIGEIGEEKSLAISETKQCTVLDTCPSVSAADAGGTLSSAGPLAVEPDTLGTSKGIEFATVSALSSVSKYDVEVSLTTQDTEHDMVISTSPSGGSEADIEGPLPAKDIHLDLPSNNFISNDTEGPLPIKESDQTLAVALSPKESSEDKEVPLPAKETVSESAFPANIEDINEADLVRPLLPKDMERLTSLRAGIEGPLLASEVERDKSAASPVVMSIPERASESSSEEKDDYEIFVKVKDTHEKSKKNKNRDKGEKEKKRDSSLRSRSKRSKSSEHKSRKRTSESRSRARKRSSKSKSRRSQTRSRSRSRRRRRSSRSRSKSRGRRSVSKEKRKRSPKHRSKSRERKRKRSSSRDNRKTVRARSRTPSRRSRSHTPSRRRRSRSVGRRSFSISPSRRSRTPSRRSRTPSRRSRTPSRRSRTPSRRSRTPSRRSRTPSRRSRTPSRRRRSRSVVRRRSFSISPVRLRRSRTPLRRRFSRSPLRRKRSRSSERGRSPKRLTDLNKAQLLEIAKANAAAMCAKAGVPLPPNLKPAPPPTIEEKVAKKSGGATIEELTEF; encoded by the exons ATGGCGACCAACATCGAGCAGATTTTTAGGTCTTTCGTGGTCAGTAAATTCCGGGAAATTCAACAAGAGCTTTCCAG TGGAAGGAGTGAAGGCCAGCTCAATGGTGAAACAAATACACCTATCGAAGGAAACCAGGCAGGTGAGGATGCAGCTGCCTCCGCCAGGAGCCTACCAAATGAAGAAATAGTTCAGAAGATAGAGGAAGTACTTTCTGGGGTCCTAGATACAGAACTACGCTGTAAGCCAG aCTTGAAAGAGGCCTCCAGAAAAAGTAGATGTGTCTCTGTACAAACAGACCCTACTGATGAAGTTCCCACTAAAAAGTCAAAGAAGcataaaaagcacaaaaataaaaagaagaaaaagaagaaagaaaaggaaaaaaagtataaaaggcAGCCAGAAGAATCTGAATCAAAGGCAAAATCACATCATGAAGAGAACATGGATTTAGAATCAGATTCCTTTTTGCAGTTTGATTCTGAGCCTTCAGCAATGGCACTGGAGCATCCGGTAAGAGCGTTTGGGCTCTCTGAGACCAGTGAAACTCCTGCAGTTGTGCTAGAACCTCCTGTAGTCTCAATGGAGGTGTCACAGTCCCACACCTTAGAAACTCTGAAGCCAGCTACAAAAACTGCAGAACTGTCACTTGCATCTACATCAGTAATCTCTGTGCAATCAGAACAGTCTGTGGCAGTAACGCTGGAACCACCCATGACAAAGATTCTGGATTCTTTTTCAACAGCACCGGTGTCTACTACAACAGTAGTGCTAAAGTCATCTGAGCCAGTTGTAACAATGTCAATGGAGTATCAGATGAAGTCTGTGCTGAAATCTTTGGAGTGCACATCTCCAGAGCCATCAAAGACCATATTGGAGCCTCCAGTAGCAAAAGTGCTAGAGCCATCAGAAACCCTTATGGTATCATCACAGACACCTGTTGAGGCACACCCTGAACCAAGCACATCAACAATGGATATTGCAGAGTCTTCTGAAACTGAAGACCTAAGATTGCCAGAGCAGCCTGTAGAAGTACCATCGGAGACTGCAGATTCATCCATGACAAGATCACAGGAGCTGCTGGAGCTACCCAAGCCCACAGCATTGGAGCTGCCGGAGTCGTCGGTGGCCTCAGCGATGCAGTTGCCGGGGCCACCTGCGACTTCCATGCCGGAGCTGCAGGGGCCCCCTGTGACTCCAGGGCTGGAGTTACCTGGGCCCTCTGCTACCCCGGTGCCAGAGTTGCCAGGGCCCCCTTCTACCCCAGTGCCTGAGTTGCTAGGGCCCCCTGCGACAGCGGTGTCTGAGTTGCCGGGGCCCTCAGTGATATCAGTGCCTCAGTTGTCGCAGGAATTGCCAGGGCTTCCAGCACCATCCATGGGGTTGGAGCCAGCACAGGAGGTACCAGAGCCACCTGTGACGGCACAGGAGTTGCCAGGGCAGCCTGCGGTAACAGTAGCAATGGAGTTGACGGAGCAACCGGCGACGACGACAGAGTTGGAGCAGCCTGTGGGGATGACAGCGATGGAACATCCTGGGCAGCCTGAGGTGACAACAGCAACGACGTTGCTGGGGCAGCCTGAGGCAGCGATGGTGCTGGAGTTGCCAGGGCAACCAGTGGCAACGACAGCGCTGGAGTTGCCAGGGCAGCCTTCGGTGACTGGGGTGCCAGAGTTGCCAGGGCTGCCTTCGGCAACTAGGGCACTGGAGTTGTCTGGGCAGCCTGTGGCAACTGGGGCACTGGAGTTGCCTGGGCAGCTCATGGCAACTGGGGCACTGGAGTTCGCGGGGCAGTCTGGGGCAGCTGGAGCACTAGAGCTTTTGGGGCAGCCTCTGGCAACAGGGGTTCTGGAGTTGCCAGGGCAGCCTGGGGCGCCAGAGTTGCCTGGGCAGCCTGCGGCAACTGTGGCGCTGGAGATCTCTGTTCAGTCTGTGGTGACAACGGAGCTGTCAACGATGACCGTGTCGCAGTCCCTGGAGGTGCCCTCGACGACAGCGCTGGAATCCTATAATACGGTAGCACAGGAGCTGCCTACTACATTAGTGGGGGAGACTTCTATAACAGTAGGAGTGGATCCCTTGATGGCCCAAGAATCCCATATGTTAGCTTCTAACACCATGGAGACCCATATGTTAGCGTCCAACACCATGGACTCCCAAATGCTAGCGTCCAACACCATGGACTCCCAGATGCTAGCATCTAACACCATGGACTCCCAGATGCTAGCGTCCAGCTCCATGGACTCCCAGATGCTAGCGTCCAGCTCCATGGACTCCCAGATGCTAGCGTCCAGCTCCATGGACTCCCAGATGCTAGCGTCCAGCTCCATGGACTCCCAGATGCTAGCGTCCAGCTCCATGGACTCCCAGATGCTAGCAACCAGCTCCATGGACTCCCAGATGCTAGCGTCCAGTTCCATGGACTCCCAGATGTTAGCAACCAGCTCCATGGACTCCCAGATGTTAGCAACTAGCTCTATGGACTCCCAGATGTTAGCAACCAGCACCATGGACTCCCAGATGTTAGCAACTAGCTCTATGGATTCTCAGATGTTAGCATCTGGCACTATGGACTCTCAAATGTTAGCTTCCGGCACCATGGATGCTCAGATGTTAGCGTCTGGTACCATGGATGCCCAGATGTTAGCATCTAGTACCCAAGATTCTTCTATGCTGGGTTCAAAATCTCCTGATCCCTACAGGTTAGCTCAGGATCCTTACAGGTTAGCTCAGGATCCCTATAGGTTAGGTCATGACCCTTATAGGCTAGGTCATGATGCCTATAGATTAGGGCAAGACCCTTATAGATTAGGCCATGATCCTTACAGACTTACTCCTGATCCCTATAGGATGTCACCTAGACCTTACAGGATAGCACCCAGGTCCTATAGGGCCGTTCCTAGACCATATAGGTTAGCACCCAGACCCCTGATGTTGGCATCTAGACGTTCTATGATGATGTCCTATGCTGCAGAACGTTCCATGATGTCATCTTATGAACGCTCTATGATGTCTTATGAGCGGTCTATGATGTCCCCTATGGCTGAGCGCTCCATGATGTCAGCCTATGAGCGCTCTATGATGTCAGCCTATGAGCGCTCTATGATGTCCCCTATGGCCGAGCGCTCCATGATGTCAGCTTATGAGCGCTCTATGATGTCAGCTTATGAGCGCTCTATGATGACGGACCGATCAATGATGGCTGACAGGTCTATGATGTCATCTTACTCTGCTGCCGACCGGTCTATGATGTCATCGTATTCTGCAGCTGACCGAACTATGATGTCATCTTATACTGCTGATCGTTCAATGATGTCTATGGCAGCTGATTCTTACACTGATTCTTATACTGATACATATACAGAGGCATATATGGTGCCACCCTTGCCTCCTGAAGAGCCTCCAACAATGCCACCTTTGCCACCTGAAGAGCCACCAATGACACCACCATTGCCTCCTGAGGAGCCACCGGAAGGCACAGCATTACCCACTGAGCAGTCGGCATTAACAGCTGAAAATACTTGGCCTACTGAGATGCCACCATTACCTCCTGAAGAGTCTGTATCCCTGCCTGAACCTCCTGCGGGTCAAAGTGAGATTTCAGAGCCTTCGGTGGTGCCTGCTAATTATTCAGTGTCAGCGTCAGAGCCTTCAATGTTTGTGTCAGAGGCTGCCATGACTGTTCCAGAGCCACCACTGGAGCCAGAGTCTGCGGTTACATCAGCACCTATAGAGTCTGCTGCAGAAGCAGAGGAGCATGAAGTTCCAGAGAGACCAGGGACTTACATGGTACCTGAAACTACCATGATGTCAGCTGAACCAACTATGTCAACATCAGAGCCTTCTATTATGTCAGAGACAGCAGAAACCTTTGATTCCATGAGAGCTCCAGGACATGTTGCCTCAGAGGTATCTGTGTCCCTCCTGGAGCCTGCAGTAACTATTCCAGAGCCATCACAGAGCGCTCTAGAGCTGTCAGCCATGGCCATCTCAGAGCTACCCTCCGTGGCTGCCCCAGAGCCCCCAGCCGAGGCTGCCCCAGAGCCCCCAGCCGAAGCTGTCCCGGAGCCCTCAGCCGAGGCTGTCCCGGAGCCCTCAGCTGAGGTCCCAGAGCCCCTGGCTGTGACTGTCCCTGAGCCACTGGCCAAGGCTGTACTGGAGCCATCACCTGAGGCTGTCCCAGAGCCCATGGCCTTGGTTGAGCCAGAGCATGTTACCATTCCTGTGCCAGTTGTTTCTGCCCCGGAGCCTGCTGTACCTGTCCTGGAAGCAGCAGTATCAGTTCAGCCTAACATTATTTCAGAACCACCTGTTGTCCAAGAATCTACAGTGACAGTTGCAGAGCCTGCTGTGACTGTCTCAGAGCAGACTCAAATAACACCGACTGAGATGGCTTTAGAGTCTGCCTCTGTGATGCTGAGGTCTGGTGTTATAACAGGAATGAATTTAATATCTACTTATCAAGATCTTACTCCAGAGATCGGTATGCAGGAGGTTCCCATGCACTCAGATGAAGAGCCACATGATGAAGAGCACCTGAAGAAGGACTCTTATGAAAGTGAACATGGTATAAATAGAGACCTTGATATAAATAATCACTTAATTGCTAAAGACATGGAACATAGCACAATGTCCACTGCCAGCACTGGTGCTATTGGTGAAATTGGTGAAGAGAAAAGTTTGGCCATCAGTGAGACTAAACAATGCACAGTATTGGATACCTGCCCTAGTGTTAGTGCAGCTGATGCAGGAGGAACGCTATCTTCTGCTGGTCCTCTTGCTGTCGAACCTGATACACTGGGAACTAGTAAGGGTATTGAATTTGCCACAGTATCTGCTCTCAGTTCAGTTAGTAAATATGATGTTGAAGTATCTTTAACTACTCAAGATACTGAACATGACATGGTAATTTCCACTAGCCCCAGTGGTGGTAGTGAGGCTGACATAGAGGGACCTTTGCCTGCTAAAGACATTCATCTTGACTTGCCATCTAATAACTTTATTAGCAATGATACAGAAGGACCATTACCTATAAAGGAGAGTGACCAGACATTAGCAGTTGCTCTCAGCCCTAAAGAAAGTAGTGAAGATAAAGAGGTACCACTCCCTGCTAAGGAGACAGTGTCTGAATCTGCATTTCCTGCCAATATTGAAGATATTAATGAAGCAGATTTAGTGAGACCATTACTTCCTAAGGACATGGAACGTCTTACAAGCCTCAGAGCTGGTATTGAAGGACCTTTACTTGCAAGTGAAGTTGAACGTGACAAATCTGCTGCCAGTCCAGTTGTAATGAGTATACCAGAAAGAGCTTCAGAGTCATCTTCAGAGGAAAAAGATGATTATGAAATTTTTGTGAAAGTTAAGGACACTCatgaaaaaagcaagaaaaataagaacCGTGATaaaggtgagaaagaaaagaaaagagactcTTCATTAAGATCTCGAAGTAAGCGGTCCAAGTCTTCAGAACACAAATCACGCAAACGTACCAGTGAATCTCGTTCTAGGGCAAGGAAGAGATCATCTAAGTCCAAGTCTCGTCGCTCTCAAACACGTTCAAGGTCACGTTCAAGacgcaggaggaggagcagcaggtcAAGATCAAAGTCTAGAGGAAGGCGATCTGTATCAAAAGAGAAGCGCAAAAGGTCTCCAAAGCACAGATCCAAGtccagggaaagaaaaaggaaaagatcaaGCTCCAGGGATAATCGGAAAACTGTGAGAGCTCGGAGTCGTACCCCAAGTCGGCGGAGTCGGAGTCACACTCCGAGTCGACGACGAAGATCTAGATCTGTGGGGAGAAGGAGCTTTAGCATTTCCCCGAGCCGACGGAGCCGCACCCCGAGCCGAAGGAGCCGCACCCCGAGCCGAAGGAGCCGTACCCCGAGCCGAAGGAGCCGCACCCCAAGCCGACGGAGCCGCACCCCAAGCCGACGGAGCCGCACCCCTAGCCGACGGAGCCGCACTCCTAGCCGACGGAGAAGATCAAGGTCGGTGGTAAGAAGACGAAGCTTCAGTATCTCACCAGTCAGGTTAAGGCGATCACGGACACCCTTACGAAGAAGGTTTAGCAGGTCTCCCCTCCGCCGGAAACGGTCCCGATCTTCAGAAAGAGGCCGATCGCCTAAACGCCTGACAGATCTGA ATAAGGCTCAATTACTTGAAATAGCCAAAGCTAATGCAGCTGCCATGTGTGCTAAGGCTGGTGTTCCTTTACCGCCAAACCTAAAGCCTGCACCTCCACCTACCATAGAAGAGAAAGTTGCTAAAAAGTCAGGAGGAGCTACTATAGAAGAACTAACGGAG TTTTAG